In Terriglobales bacterium, the following are encoded in one genomic region:
- a CDS encoding RidA family protein codes for MSRVRENRTMESILPGGWPRPRGYSQGVVAYGKLIFVAGQLGWNPLTEQFDALDLIRQVRQALENIVSILRQADAGPHHLVRMTWFITDREAYNSSLQQIGQIYTEVIGRHYPAMSVVVVQDLIENGAMIEIEATAVVPE; via the coding sequence ATGAGTCGCGTACGCGAAAACCGCACAATGGAATCAATCCTGCCGGGAGGTTGGCCTCGACCTAGGGGGTATTCTCAGGGTGTGGTCGCGTACGGGAAGCTCATCTTCGTCGCTGGCCAACTGGGATGGAATCCGCTTACGGAACAATTTGACGCGTTGGATCTGATCAGACAGGTGCGGCAGGCGCTTGAGAACATCGTTAGCATCCTCAGGCAAGCGGATGCTGGGCCCCACCATTTGGTGCGAATGACATGGTTCATTACCGATCGTGAGGCATACAACAGCTCCCTTCAGCAGATTGGCCAGATTTACACCGAGGTGATCGGGAGGCATTATCCGGCGATGTCCGTGGTTGTTGTCCAAGACTTGATTGAAAACGGTGCGATGATCGAGATTGAGGCAACAGCGGTTGTTCCTGAATGA